A single window of Colletes latitarsis isolate SP2378_abdomen chromosome 6, iyColLati1, whole genome shotgun sequence DNA harbors:
- the Srp54 gene encoding splicing regulatory protein 54 produces MAVGSTKVVQVTNIAPQATKDQMQTLFGYLGKIEDIRLYPTIRDVAVPVQSRICYIKFHDQGCVAVAQHMTNTVFIDRALIVIPYQNGDIPDEQRALELTNNGTVVPGLYPSEPKLPPNFVNAIEGIPPNHVITTIDPKLESNGLPPYPHLPGHLDSRRIEEIRRTLVLANLDPSMTTDHLLDFFSSNNVEVKYLRMCTRDSDSEHYALVELSEQTIVLSALLLNGKMLMDRPIKIYHSTQAIAKPEAKSNEAAQKEIEEAMSRVKEAHNLISAAIDPMIGMLSKDKRSRSGSRSRKSRSRSRGRSRRSRSRKRSRSRHRRSRSRHRRRSRSRSKRSRSKERRRKSPSRRRSSSRGRHRSHSRSRRSRSRRSRSRSKDRKKRSPRRRSRSRSRSKRSKSKSRRSRSKSKSRSSKSKYSEKSRDKDKERRSKDKSDNGKKSDGDKVDKEKSEKKSSKEKKSDKESKSDEKNRNTSENSETKEKTESEN; encoded by the exons ATGGCGGTTGGGTCGACGAAAGTGGTGCAGGTGACTAATATTGCGCCTCAAGCAACTAAAGATCAAATGCAAACTTTGTTCGGTTACCTCGGGAAAATAGAGGATATCAGATTATATCCTACTATACGGGATGTCGCGGTACCCGTACagtctcgtatttgctataTAAAATTCCACGATCAAGGATGCGTAGCTGTCGCCCAACATATGACAAACACTGTGTTTATCGATCGTGCACTGATCGTGATCCCCTACCAGAATGGAGACATTCCAGACGAGCAAAGAGCCTTAGAACTAACAAACAATGGCACGGTTGTTCCAG GTCTCTATCCATCAGAACCCAAACTACCGCCAAACTTTGTAAATGCCATCGAAGGAATTCCTCCAAACCATGTAATCACTACCATAGATCCAAAATTGGAGTCGAACGGTTTGCCACCTTATCCACACTTACCCGGTCATTTGGACAGCAGAAGGATAGAAGAAATTAGAAGAACGTTGGTTCTAGCTAACTTGGATCCTTCGATGACAACTGACCACCTGTTAGACTTCTTCAGTAGTAATAACGTCGAAGTTAAATATTTACGGATGTGCACCAGGGACTCTGACTCTGAACATTACGCGTTGGTGGAGCTGTCGGAACAAACGATCGTACTATCCGCGTTACTGTTGAATGGGAAAATGCTCATGGACAGgcccattaaaatttaccaTTCTACGCAAGCGATAGCCAAGCCGGAAGCGAAGAGCAACGAGGCGGCGCAAAAGGAGATCGAGGAAGCTATGTCCCGAGTGAAGGAGGCCCACAATTTAATTTCGGCCGCGATAGATCCGATGATCGGTATGTTGTCCAAGGACAAACGAAGCCGTAGCGGTTCCCGCAGTCGGAAATCTCGGTCGAGGTCAAGGGGGCGCAGTAGACGATCCAGATCACGAAAAAGATCACGATCCCGTCACAGACGTTCCCGTTCCCGTCATCGACGCAGATCGAGATCACGATCGAAACGATCCCGTTCCAAAGAACGCAGACGAAAGTCTCCTTCGCGCAGAAGAAGCAGTTCCCGGGGTCGACATCGCTCCCATTCTCGATCCCGACGTTCCCGCTCGCGCAGATCGCGATCCAGATCGAAAGACCGGAAGAAAAGATCACCGCGTCGAAGGAGTCGTTCACGATCGCGCAGCAAACGTTCGAAATCGAAGTCCAGACGATCCAGATCCAAATCCAAGTCTAGATCCTCCAAGTCAAAGTATTCGGAGAAGTCCAGGGACAAAGATAAGGAAAGAAGGAGCAAGGATAAGTCGGACAATGGAAAGAAGAGCGACGGTGACAAGGTCGACAAGGAGAAAAGCGAGAAAAAGTCCAGCAAGGAGAAGAAGTCGGATAAGGAGTCGAAATCAGATGAAAAGAATAGAAACACGTCCGAAAATAGCGAAACGAAAGAGAAAACAGAGTCTGAGAATTAA